From a region of the Sulfuriferula plumbiphila genome:
- the urtD gene encoding urea ABC transporter ATP-binding protein UrtD, whose amino-acid sequence MNIPAIENNETQESGTPTGLAHFVRPGELDTSHGTVLYLEDITVSFDGFRALNQLSLTIDNGELRCIIGPNGAGKTTLMDVITGKTRADSGTAFFGQTMDLTRMNEAEIVQSGIGRKFQKPTVFEHHSVFENLELAMQADRGVWATLFARLDSEARDRIADTLQLIRLQDSADRPAGLLSHGQKQWLEIGMLLMQRPKLLLLDEPVAGMTDEETDRTAELFLSLAGKHSLMVVEHDMAFVAQIAKKVTVLHEGSVLAEGSLDQVQNNERVIEVYLGR is encoded by the coding sequence ATGAATATCCCGGCCATTGAAAACAACGAGACGCAGGAGAGCGGCACGCCCACCGGGCTCGCCCACTTTGTGCGGCCGGGCGAGCTGGATACCAGTCACGGTACGGTGTTGTATCTGGAGGATATCACTGTCAGCTTTGATGGTTTCCGCGCCCTCAACCAGCTCAGCCTGACCATCGATAACGGCGAGTTACGCTGCATCATCGGCCCCAATGGCGCCGGCAAGACCACCCTGATGGACGTGATCACCGGCAAGACCCGCGCGGACAGCGGCACGGCATTTTTTGGTCAGACCATGGATCTGACCAGAATGAACGAGGCGGAAATCGTCCAGAGCGGCATTGGCCGCAAGTTCCAGAAACCCACCGTATTCGAGCATCACAGCGTGTTCGAAAATCTGGAGCTGGCGATGCAGGCGGATCGTGGCGTGTGGGCGACGCTATTCGCCAGGCTCGATAGCGAAGCACGCGATCGCATCGCCGACACGCTCCAGCTGATTCGCCTGCAGGACAGCGCCGACCGCCCTGCCGGGCTGCTCTCGCACGGGCAGAAGCAATGGCTGGAAATCGGCATGTTGCTGATGCAGCGTCCCAAATTGCTGCTGCTGGACGAACCGGTGGCGGGCATGACCGATGAAGAAACCGATCGTACCGCTGAACTGTTCCTGTCCCTGGCAGGTAAACACTCGCTGATGGTGGTGGAGCATGACATGGCGTTTGTCGCACAGATCGCCAAAAAGGTGACCGTGCTGCATGAGGGCAGCGTGCTGGCTGAGGGAAGCCTGGATCAGGTGCAAAACAACGAACGCGTGATCGAGGTCTATCTGGGACGCTGA
- the urtE gene encoding urea ABC transporter ATP-binding subunit UrtE, whose amino-acid sequence MFKVEQLNQYYGGSHILRDVGFTLDSGRVTCLLGRNGVGKTTLLKCLMGLLPARSGQIQFAGRDITRLPPHARAQLGIGYVPQGREIFPRLTVAENLQMGLAGLPAREKLPPLVFELFPVLKDMLHRRGGDLSGGQQQQLSIGRALAMRPKLLILDEPTEGIQPSIIKDIERAIRRLAGEGEMAILLVEQYYDFARDLADQYLVMVRGEIIKRGEGRSMDADNVRGYLSI is encoded by the coding sequence ATGTTTAAAGTCGAACAGCTCAATCAATACTACGGCGGCTCGCATATTCTGCGCGATGTCGGGTTTACGCTGGATTCAGGGCGCGTCACCTGCCTGCTGGGGCGCAACGGCGTCGGCAAAACCACGCTGCTGAAATGCCTGATGGGTTTGCTGCCCGCGCGTTCCGGCCAGATCCAGTTTGCCGGGCGCGACATTACCCGCCTGCCGCCGCACGCGCGTGCGCAACTGGGTATCGGTTATGTGCCACAGGGGCGCGAAATATTTCCGCGCCTGACGGTAGCCGAAAATCTGCAAATGGGACTGGCCGGTCTGCCGGCCAGGGAGAAATTACCGCCGCTTGTTTTTGAATTATTCCCGGTCTTGAAAGACATGCTGCACCGGCGCGGCGGCGATTTGTCCGGCGGACAGCAGCAACAGCTCTCGATTGGCCGCGCCCTTGCCATGCGCCCCAAACTGCTGATTCTGGATGAGCCCACCGAGGGTATCCAGCCTTCCATCATCAAGGATATCGAGCGTGCCATCCGGCGCCTGGCCGGGGAGGGAGAGATGGCTATTCTGCTGGTCGAGCAGTACTACGATTTTGCCCGCGATCTGGCGGACCAGTACCTGGTGATGGTGCGCGGTGAGATCATCAAGCGTGGCGAGGGACGCAGCATGGATGCAGACAACGTGCGTGGCTACCTGTCAATTTAA
- the atzF gene encoding allophanate hydrolase produces MKITAPGMPTMGWTIGQWRAAYMDTQADPGTLLQALLAGLQRDDPAWIMIVDSAALKQQLDALADALERVNGERSRLPLYGIPFAVKDNMDVAGLATTAACPAFSHVAEQDAAVVARLRAAGAVIVGKTNLDQFATGLVGVRSPYGVVTNPFNPAYIGGGSSSGSASVVARGIVPFALGTDTAGSGRVPAAFNNLVGLKPTRGLVSSVGVVPACRTLDCVSVFALSAEDAGSVLDVIAGFDAADPYSRPCPPDQAAVRIGQTPRFAIPQQPDFCGDVVQAAAYSVALAQMRALGVVLEPVDFGPMQALAALLYDGPWVAERYAAIAEFMADHAADMHPVVRDIIERAGRYSAIDAFKAEYRRAELKRALDSLLADFDALLVPSAPTLPTLAAVAAEPIAANSQLGIYTNFVNLGDCAALALPAGWRSDGLPFGVTLIAPAWRDHALLDFARRWQRHAPWKLGATGLDLPAERAAPAVPAPAPGYIRLAVVGAHLTGMPLNHQLTTRHAQFVERTRTADCYRLYALPNTAPPKPGLVRDAQNGSAIEVEVWDVPLAGFGSFVAEVPAPLGIGSVELREGSVVKGFICEPCALQGATEITALGGWRAFLAQLNNPGKSI; encoded by the coding sequence ATGAAAATAACCGCACCCGGGATGCCGACCATGGGGTGGACCATCGGCCAGTGGCGTGCTGCCTACATGGACACACAAGCGGATCCCGGCACCTTGCTGCAGGCGCTGCTGGCAGGTTTGCAGCGCGACGATCCGGCCTGGATCATGATTGTGGATAGCGCCGCGCTCAAGCAGCAGCTGGATGCCCTGGCCGATGCCCTGGAACGGGTGAATGGCGAGCGCAGCCGCCTGCCGTTGTATGGCATCCCGTTTGCGGTCAAGGACAACATGGATGTGGCCGGACTGGCGACCACGGCAGCGTGTCCGGCTTTTTCCCATGTGGCTGAACAGGATGCTGCTGTCGTGGCGCGCTTGCGCGCAGCGGGGGCCGTCATCGTCGGCAAGACCAATCTGGATCAGTTCGCCACCGGGCTGGTGGGCGTGCGTTCGCCCTATGGCGTGGTGACCAACCCCTTCAACCCGGCGTATATCGGCGGCGGCTCCAGTTCGGGTTCGGCCTCGGTGGTGGCGCGCGGCATTGTGCCGTTCGCGTTGGGAACGGATACCGCCGGGTCGGGACGCGTGCCTGCCGCGTTCAACAACCTGGTCGGGCTCAAACCCACGCGCGGTCTAGTCAGCAGCGTTGGCGTCGTACCGGCGTGCCGCACGCTGGATTGCGTATCCGTGTTTGCGTTGAGCGCGGAGGATGCAGGCAGCGTGCTTGATGTGATCGCCGGCTTCGATGCAGCGGATCCGTACTCGCGCCCGTGTCCGCCAGACCAGGCCGCCGTGCGCATCGGGCAGACGCCACGTTTCGCCATACCGCAACAGCCGGATTTTTGCGGGGATGTGGTTCAAGCTGCGGCATATAGCGTTGCCCTGGCACAAATGCGCGCGCTCGGTGTCGTGCTGGAGCCGGTTGATTTCGGCCCGATGCAGGCGCTGGCGGCGTTGCTCTACGATGGCCCATGGGTGGCCGAGCGCTATGCAGCCATTGCTGAATTCATGGCAGACCACGCGGCGGACATGCACCCGGTAGTGCGCGACATCATCGAACGGGCAGGCCGCTACAGCGCAATCGACGCCTTCAAGGCAGAGTACCGGCGCGCCGAGCTCAAGCGCGCACTGGATAGTTTGCTGGCAGATTTTGATGCCTTACTGGTGCCCAGCGCCCCCACGCTGCCGACGCTGGCGGCGGTTGCTGCGGAGCCGATCGCAGCCAACAGCCAGTTGGGGATTTATACCAATTTCGTCAATCTGGGAGATTGTGCTGCGTTGGCGTTACCCGCCGGCTGGCGTAGCGACGGTCTGCCGTTTGGCGTGACGCTGATTGCCCCGGCCTGGCGCGATCACGCCCTGCTCGATTTCGCCCGGCGCTGGCAGCGTCACGCCCCGTGGAAGCTGGGCGCGACTGGGCTCGATTTGCCAGCCGAGCGTGCCGCTCCGGCGGTGCCTGCTCCCGCACCGGGGTATATTCGCCTTGCCGTGGTCGGCGCGCATTTGACCGGCATGCCGCTGAATCATCAGCTCACTACCCGCCATGCCCAGTTTGTCGAACGTACCCGGACTGCGGATTGCTATCGCCTGTATGCCTTGCCCAATACCGCACCGCCCAAGCCCGGGCTGGTGCGCGATGCGCAAAACGGCAGCGCAATCGAGGTGGAGGTTTGGGATGTGCCGCTAGCCGGGTTTGGATCCTTTGTCGCAGAAGTTCCAGCGCCCCTCGGCATTGGCAGCGTAGAGTTGCGTGAAGGTAGCGTAGTCAAGGGATTTATCTGTGAACCGTGTGCGTTACAGGGCGCGACAGAAATCACGGCGCTGGGTGGCTGGCGTGCGTTCCTGGCGCAGTTGAATAACCCTGGAAAAAGCATTTAA
- the uca gene encoding urea carboxylase, with translation MFHTVLVANRGEIAVRTIRTLKKMGIRSVAIHSDADRNARHVVDADAAIALGGNSPAESYLRADKIIEAAQSAGAQAIIPGYGFLSENADFAEACEAAGLVFIGPAPEQMRQFGLKHSAREIAGAAGVPLTPGTGLLADLAEATQAAAQLGYPVMLKSTAGGGGIGLSRCNNEAELVAAFESVQRLGKSFFSDGSVFLERFVKNARHVEVQIFGDGQGKVAALGERDCSLQRRNQKVVEETPAPGLPPATRTRLLEAAVRLGKAVNYRSAGTIEFIYDAARDAFYFLEVNTRLQVEHPITEAVTGIDLIAWMVSTAAGEPPALDAPIVPQGAAIEVRIYAEDPVKNFQPSPGVLTEVVFPDDVRVDTWVAAGVEVSAHYDPMLAKLIAYGANREAALAKLIEALDATRIAGIATNLDYLRQVVASAVFISGNVSTAALEGFRFQPSVIEVVEAGTYSTVQDYPGRIGYWDIGVPPSGPMDDYAFRLANRIVGNHPGAAALECTILGATLKFHCAATIALSGAPTAATLDGKPVAFWQAIRVKSGQKLVIGKVLSGCRTYFAVRGGLDVPVYLGSRSTFALGQFGGHGGRPLRAGDMLAVSRPELPACTTPAPRYAESAAPAALIPEYRQDWEIGVLYGPHGAPDFFTEDAIAMFFSTAWKVHYNSNRLGIRLNGPKPTWARSDGGEAGLHPSNIHDCEYAIGSINFTGDMPVILTRDGPSLGGFVCPATIARAELWKVGQVKPGDRIRFRPLSFDAALALERAQDKAIETLSPMPALPRAQLPSLQPAATVSACVLRELPAQDERPAVAYRQAGDKYILLEYGANVLDLHLRLRIHALMEALRASPVNGILELSPGVRSLQIHYDSRILHQTALLDALCALEAQLPPARSMRVPSRIVHLPLAFEDTATLDAVARYRQSVRDSAPWLPSNVEFIRRINGLASQDEVRDIVFNASYMVLGLGDVYLGAPCAVPVDPRHRLLTSKYNPARTYTAEGTVGIGGVYMCIYGMDSPGGYQLIGRTLPIWNKFLKNPQFRQGAPWLLRFFDQVRYYPVSETELNQLRENFREGLTSIRIEDAVFDLAQYDAFLHDNADSIASFRARQQAAFNAEVAHWQTYATEIAAHDDEPDVAPPGADSAGHIVASDISGSIWKLLIEAGAVVKAGDPLLIVEAMKMEFSICAPIDGTVCALHCRAGKQVAAGDALVVIEPV, from the coding sequence ATGTTCCATACCGTACTGGTTGCCAACCGGGGCGAAATTGCCGTTCGCACCATCCGCACCTTGAAGAAAATGGGGATACGCAGCGTCGCGATCCATTCCGATGCCGACCGCAATGCGCGCCACGTGGTCGATGCCGATGCGGCGATTGCGCTGGGCGGTAACAGCCCGGCGGAGAGCTATCTGCGTGCCGACAAGATTATTGAAGCAGCCCAATCAGCCGGGGCGCAAGCGATTATTCCCGGCTACGGTTTTTTATCCGAGAATGCCGATTTCGCCGAGGCGTGCGAGGCTGCCGGGCTGGTGTTTATCGGGCCTGCGCCAGAGCAGATGCGTCAGTTCGGCCTCAAGCACAGCGCGCGTGAAATTGCCGGTGCGGCGGGTGTGCCGCTCACTCCGGGTACCGGACTGCTCGCCGATCTGGCCGAGGCCACCCAGGCTGCTGCGCAGCTGGGCTACCCGGTGATGCTCAAGAGCACGGCGGGTGGCGGCGGGATCGGCCTGAGCCGGTGTAACAATGAAGCCGAACTGGTGGCCGCGTTTGAATCGGTGCAGCGCCTCGGGAAAAGTTTCTTCAGCGATGGCAGCGTGTTTCTGGAACGCTTTGTGAAGAATGCGCGCCACGTCGAAGTGCAGATTTTCGGGGATGGCCAGGGCAAGGTGGCCGCACTGGGCGAGCGCGACTGTTCGCTGCAGCGCCGCAACCAGAAGGTGGTGGAAGAAACGCCGGCCCCTGGATTGCCGCCGGCCACGCGCACTCGATTACTCGAGGCCGCAGTCAGGCTGGGCAAGGCGGTCAACTATCGTTCTGCCGGAACAATAGAATTCATCTACGACGCAGCGCGCGACGCGTTCTATTTTCTGGAGGTCAACACGCGTTTGCAGGTTGAACACCCGATTACCGAAGCGGTCACCGGCATTGATCTGATAGCGTGGATGGTCAGCACCGCAGCAGGCGAACCGCCTGCGCTGGATGCGCCTATCGTGCCGCAGGGCGCGGCCATCGAAGTGCGCATTTATGCGGAAGACCCGGTGAAAAATTTTCAGCCTTCCCCGGGCGTGCTGACCGAGGTGGTGTTCCCGGATGACGTACGTGTGGATACCTGGGTGGCCGCCGGGGTGGAAGTCTCTGCGCATTATGATCCGATGCTGGCCAAGCTGATTGCTTATGGCGCCAACCGCGAGGCGGCATTGGCGAAACTGATTGAAGCCCTCGACGCCACGCGCATTGCAGGGATAGCCACCAACCTGGATTATTTGCGCCAGGTGGTGGCGTCAGCGGTGTTTATCAGCGGCAATGTCTCGACCGCTGCACTGGAAGGGTTCCGTTTCCAGCCGTCGGTGATCGAGGTGGTCGAGGCGGGCACCTATTCCACGGTACAGGATTACCCGGGACGAATCGGCTACTGGGATATCGGGGTGCCGCCGTCCGGCCCGATGGACGATTACGCGTTCCGTCTGGCTAACCGCATCGTCGGTAATCATCCTGGTGCCGCCGCGCTGGAATGCACGATACTGGGGGCGACGCTCAAATTCCATTGCGCGGCAACCATCGCTCTGAGCGGCGCGCCGACGGCCGCAACCCTGGACGGCAAACCGGTCGCATTCTGGCAGGCGATCAGGGTGAAAAGCGGCCAGAAATTGGTGATCGGCAAGGTATTGAGCGGCTGCCGCACCTATTTTGCTGTGCGTGGCGGGCTGGATGTGCCGGTGTATCTGGGCAGCCGCTCGACTTTTGCGCTGGGGCAGTTTGGCGGGCATGGCGGACGGCCGCTCAGGGCCGGGGACATGCTGGCGGTCAGCCGCCCGGAATTGCCTGCCTGTACCACGCCCGCGCCACGCTATGCCGAGTCGGCGGCACCCGCAGCACTGATTCCGGAATACCGCCAGGATTGGGAAATTGGCGTGCTGTATGGTCCGCACGGCGCGCCGGATTTTTTTACCGAAGACGCGATCGCGATGTTTTTCTCCACTGCCTGGAAAGTACATTACAACTCCAATCGCCTGGGCATACGCCTGAATGGACCCAAACCCACCTGGGCGCGCAGCGACGGCGGCGAGGCCGGTTTGCATCCGTCCAATATTCACGATTGCGAGTATGCGATCGGCAGCATTAATTTTACCGGCGACATGCCGGTGATTCTGACGCGTGACGGCCCCAGCCTGGGCGGCTTTGTGTGCCCGGCCACGATTGCCCGCGCCGAGTTGTGGAAAGTCGGCCAGGTGAAGCCGGGTGACCGCATCCGCTTCCGCCCACTCAGTTTCGATGCTGCGCTGGCACTGGAGCGTGCCCAGGACAAGGCGATCGAAACGCTCAGCCCCATGCCGGCGCTGCCGCGTGCCCAGCTGCCCAGTTTGCAGCCGGCCGCTACCGTATCGGCCTGCGTGCTGCGCGAATTGCCGGCGCAGGACGAACGGCCTGCCGTGGCCTATCGTCAGGCCGGCGATAAATACATCCTGCTGGAGTATGGCGCCAATGTGCTCGATTTGCACCTGCGGCTGCGCATTCATGCGCTGATGGAGGCGCTCAGGGCCAGCCCTGTCAATGGTATCCTGGAGCTGTCCCCGGGCGTGCGCTCGCTGCAGATCCATTACGACAGCCGCATCCTGCATCAAACCGCGCTGCTCGATGCGCTGTGCGCGCTGGAGGCGCAATTGCCGCCCGCCAGGAGCATGCGCGTACCCAGCCGCATCGTGCATCTGCCGCTGGCGTTCGAGGATACGGCCACGCTGGATGCCGTGGCGCGCTATCGGCAGTCGGTCAGGGACAGCGCGCCGTGGCTGCCCAGTAATGTCGAGTTCATCCGCCGCATCAACGGCCTCGCCAGTCAGGATGAGGTGCGCGATATTGTGTTCAATGCCAGTTACATGGTGCTGGGGCTGGGTGATGTGTATCTGGGCGCGCCGTGTGCGGTCCCGGTCGATCCGCGCCATCGCCTGCTGACTTCCAAATACAATCCGGCGCGTACTTACACGGCGGAGGGCACGGTCGGTATCGGCGGTGTCTATATGTGCATCTACGGCATGGATTCGCCCGGCGGTTACCAGCTCATCGGCCGCACCCTGCCGATCTGGAACAAGTTTCTGAAAAACCCGCAATTCAGACAAGGTGCGCCGTGGCTGTTGCGTTTCTTCGACCAGGTGCGCTATTACCCGGTGAGCGAAACGGAGCTGAATCAGCTACGTGAGAATTTCCGCGAAGGGCTGACCAGCATCCGCATTGAAGACGCCGTGTTTGACCTCGCACAATACGATGCATTCCTGCACGACAATGCCGACAGCATCGCCAGTTTCCGGGCACGGCAGCAGGCAGCTTTCAACGCAGAAGTTGCGCACTGGCAAACATATGCAACGGAAATCGCAGCGCATGATGACGAGCCGGACGTGGCACCACCCGGCGCGGATAGCGCCGGTCATATCGTCGCCTCGGATATCAGCGGCAGTATCTGGAAATTGCTGATCGAGGCGGGCGCCGTGGTGAAAGCAGGCGACCCATTGCTGATCGTCGAGGCGATGAAAATGGAGTTTTCCATCTGCGCGCCCATTGACGGAACGGTGTGTGCACTGCATTGCCGCGCTGGCAAGCAGGTTGCAGCTGGGGATGCGCTGGTGGTGATTGAACCCGTGTAG
- a CDS encoding GntR family transcriptional regulator, with protein MSEAKLSAKDVYNQLRESILNFELYPGTRITESELAVQYGVSRTPIRSALQRLETEGYLRILPKQGCFIRNLDIAELAHYYQVRITLEMLSLQLAAAFMPTTDLEKLAQSWDPARQEERSNDSEEMEARDESFHMTLAEGGGNIALRHYLEDINGRIRAVRRLDFTDATRIDRTYEEHHQICQQLLQRDLAEAQRLMKAHISYSENFVKNLTLTQLERARRGGNRTRST; from the coding sequence GTGTCGGAAGCCAAACTCAGTGCAAAAGACGTATACAACCAGTTGCGTGAAAGCATCCTCAATTTCGAACTCTATCCGGGAACGCGGATTACCGAGTCTGAACTGGCGGTTCAATATGGTGTCAGCCGCACTCCGATCCGGAGTGCGTTGCAGCGCCTTGAAACCGAGGGGTATCTGCGTATTCTGCCGAAGCAGGGATGCTTTATCCGCAACCTCGATATCGCGGAACTCGCGCATTACTACCAGGTTCGCATCACGCTGGAAATGTTGTCCCTGCAACTGGCCGCCGCCTTCATGCCGACCACCGATCTGGAAAAACTGGCGCAGTCCTGGGATCCTGCCCGGCAGGAAGAACGCAGCAACGACTCGGAAGAAATGGAAGCGCGTGACGAGTCATTTCACATGACCCTGGCGGAAGGCGGTGGAAACATCGCCTTGAGGCATTATCTGGAAGACATTAACGGCCGTATCCGGGCGGTCCGCCGCCTCGACTTTACCGACGCTACGCGCATCGACCGCACCTACGAAGAGCATCACCAGATTTGCCAGCAGCTGCTCCAGCGCGACCTGGCCGAAGCGCAAAGACTAATGAAAGCGCATATCAGCTACAGCGAGAATTTCGTCAAAAACCTCACCCTGACCCAACTCGAACGCGCGCGCCGCGGGGGCAATCGCACCCGTTCAACCTAG
- a CDS encoding TorF family putative porin, with product MWVSSSKKMLTAISLVLASGVISSPASADFTGHLDLASKYYLRGITTTYNPASVGALGNAQGDAPENDGPAFQGGLDYAHSSGFYAGWWFSTLSYSYKTFTDQGVSMEHDLYAGYASKVGDIGYKLGFTRYQYVPGKNSTGWETLVGVSYKGFGLNAQTLLNDVTFGNKGDTYWTATYATTLPMDIGFNATLGYYTYAKTGKFVNPGNIYGTTPGDSVASSAFRHVTVGVTYPFVKNLTGGVSYIIGGKNRYDVSQDNKFVGSLSYTF from the coding sequence ATGTGGGTCAGTAGCTCGAAAAAAATGTTGACGGCAATTTCACTGGTGCTTGCATCGGGAGTAATTTCATCTCCGGCAAGCGCTGATTTTACCGGCCACCTTGATTTGGCTTCTAAATATTATTTGCGTGGCATCACCACAACCTATAATCCCGCATCTGTGGGAGCGCTGGGCAATGCCCAGGGGGATGCACCGGAAAACGATGGTCCTGCATTTCAGGGTGGTTTGGATTACGCTCATAGCAGTGGCTTTTATGCGGGTTGGTGGTTCTCGACTTTGAGCTATTCATACAAGACCTTCACTGACCAGGGTGTGTCGATGGAGCATGACTTGTATGCGGGATATGCCAGCAAGGTCGGCGATATTGGATACAAACTTGGATTTACGCGTTATCAATATGTCCCCGGTAAAAATTCCACCGGTTGGGAGACGTTGGTAGGTGTGAGCTATAAAGGTTTTGGTCTCAATGCACAGACTCTGCTTAATGATGTGACATTCGGTAATAAGGGGGATACCTATTGGACTGCCACCTATGCCACGACGCTTCCCATGGATATCGGCTTCAATGCGACCCTTGGTTATTACACCTATGCAAAGACGGGTAAATTCGTCAATCCAGGCAATATTTATGGGACCACCCCTGGCGATAGCGTAGCCAGTTCCGCTTTTCGTCATGTCACCGTCGGTGTTACTTATCCCTTCGTGAAGAATCTGACAGGAGGTGTGAGTTACATTATTGGAGGTAAAAACCGCTATGACGTTAGCCAGGACAACAAATTTGTTGGAAGTTTGAGTTACACCTTTTAG
- a CDS encoding ABC transporter substrate-binding protein: protein MCFKRFLGRTLAALFLSLGLLLTGLPAAHAEIKVGLSDWPGWVAWYVAEQQGYFKKYGADVKLVWFANYTDSISALSAGQLDANSQTWSDTLAPLAKGIPLKVVLVNDNSAGNDALMVGPNIKRFADLKGKTIALEEFSVSHFLLVTALHKNGMSLKDVKVVNLAAGDAAAAFLSGRVDAAVVWNPWVNKIQISGKGHALFTSKEIPGLIPDLLVAQEKSLVAHRKDFIGMIKAWYDTEKFIREQPGVAAKIMAKVVSMPPEEYRVFLSGTKFFDQNGNLQAFGPASDPTSLLGVAPTIAKFLLENKLMEGKVDYAKGLDGSLVKEVARR from the coding sequence ATGTGCTTTAAACGCTTTCTTGGACGCACCCTTGCCGCGCTGTTTCTCTCCCTTGGATTGCTGCTGACGGGTTTGCCTGCCGCACATGCAGAAATCAAGGTCGGCTTAAGCGACTGGCCTGGCTGGGTGGCCTGGTACGTCGCCGAGCAGCAGGGTTACTTCAAGAAATATGGCGCCGACGTCAAGCTGGTCTGGTTTGCTAACTATACCGATTCCATTTCCGCCCTTTCCGCAGGGCAACTTGATGCCAACTCCCAGACCTGGAGCGATACCTTGGCGCCCCTTGCCAAGGGGATTCCACTCAAGGTCGTACTGGTCAACGACAACTCCGCCGGCAACGATGCGCTCATGGTCGGCCCCAACATCAAGCGCTTCGCCGATCTCAAGGGTAAGACCATTGCGCTGGAGGAATTCAGTGTTTCGCACTTTCTGCTGGTGACTGCACTGCACAAGAACGGCATGTCGCTCAAGGACGTGAAGGTGGTGAATCTTGCCGCTGGTGATGCCGCCGCAGCTTTCCTCAGTGGCCGCGTCGATGCTGCAGTGGTGTGGAATCCGTGGGTGAACAAAATTCAAATTAGCGGCAAGGGGCATGCATTATTCACCTCCAAGGAAATCCCCGGTCTGATTCCCGATCTGCTGGTGGCGCAGGAAAAATCCCTGGTGGCGCACCGCAAGGATTTCATCGGCATGATCAAAGCCTGGTACGACACCGAGAAATTCATCCGCGAACAGCCTGGCGTAGCGGCCAAAATCATGGCCAAGGTGGTGAGCATGCCGCCTGAAGAGTATAGGGTGTTCCTGTCCGGGACTAAATTTTTTGATCAGAATGGCAATCTGCAAGCCTTCGGCCCCGCTTCCGATCCTACTTCTTTACTGGGAGTAGCACCCACCATAGCAAAATTCCTTCTGGAAAATAAACTGATGGAAGGGAAGGTGGATTACGCCAAAGGGCTGGATGGCTCGTTGGTGAAAGAAGTCGCCAGGCGCTAG
- a CDS encoding ABC transporter permease gives MPVAVQRKRRFWTIRGRLSRKEYLVLAALGMVLPFVGWWWLASSGLMDKVFMPSPLDVITRIHRWFMEDNLMGDASISIYRVTAGFILSAMFALPLGLMIGTYRPVQAMLEPLLDFIRYMPAVAFIPLVMIWVGIDEGSKIAIIFIGTFFQMVLMVAEDVRRVPLAQIEAAQTMGARRGEIVSLVILQSAKPALLDTLRITMGWAWTYLVVAELVAANSGLGYAILKAQRFLQTDKIFAGIILIGLIGLVTDQLFRLVHRKSFPWLYRK, from the coding sequence ATGCCTGTAGCTGTACAGCGCAAACGCAGGTTCTGGACCATCCGGGGCCGCCTCAGCCGTAAGGAGTACCTGGTCCTGGCTGCTCTGGGTATGGTGCTGCCCTTTGTCGGCTGGTGGTGGCTGGCCAGCAGCGGGTTGATGGACAAAGTGTTCATGCCCAGCCCGCTGGACGTGATCACGCGCATACACCGCTGGTTCATGGAAGACAACCTGATGGGCGATGCCTCGATCAGTATCTACCGGGTGACGGCCGGTTTTATACTCTCGGCGATGTTTGCCTTGCCGCTGGGACTGATGATCGGCACCTACCGCCCGGTTCAGGCCATGCTGGAACCACTGCTCGATTTCATTCGCTATATGCCGGCGGTCGCATTCATTCCGCTGGTCATGATCTGGGTCGGCATCGATGAAGGCTCCAAGATTGCGATCATTTTTATTGGCACGTTTTTTCAGATGGTGTTGATGGTGGCGGAAGATGTTCGTCGGGTGCCTCTGGCGCAAATCGAGGCAGCGCAAACCATGGGCGCCAGGCGCGGAGAAATCGTTTCGCTGGTGATCCTGCAATCGGCCAAGCCTGCGCTTCTGGACACCCTGCGCATCACCATGGGATGGGCTTGGACTTACCTGGTGGTAGCTGAGCTGGTAGCTGCCAACTCGGGTCTGGGTTACGCCATTCTCAAGGCGCAGCGTTTCCTGCAAACCGACAAGATATTCGCTGGAATTATTTTAATTGGCCTGATCGGCTTGGTTACCGACCAGCTGTTCCGGCTTGTTCATCGCAAATCCTTCCCCTGGCTTTATCGCAAGTGA